A region of Sugiyamaella lignohabitans strain CBS 10342 chromosome A, complete sequence DNA encodes the following proteins:
- the SNT1 gene encoding Snt1p (Subunit of the Set3C deacetylase complex; interacts directly with the Set3C subunit, Sif2p; putative DNA-binding protein; mutant has increased aneuploidy tolerance; relocalizes to the cytosol in response to hypoxia; GO_component: GO:0070210 - Rpd3L-Expanded complex [Evidence IDA] [PMID 19040720]; GO_component: GO:0034967 - Set3 complex [Evidence IDA] [PMID 11711434]; GO_component: GO:0005829 - cytosol [Evidence IDA] [PMID 22932476]; GO_component: GO:0005634 - nucleus [Evidence IEA,IEA]; GO_component: GO:0005634 - nucleus [Evidence IDA] [PMID 22932476]; GO_function: GO:0003677 - DNA binding [Evidence IEA,IEA]; GO_function: GO:0003682 - chromatin binding [Evidence IEA]; GO_function: GO:0003674 - molecular_function [Evidence ND]; GO_process: GO:0016575 - histone deacetylation [Evidence IDA] [PMID 11711434]; GO_process: GO:0045835 - negative regulation of meiosis [Evidence IPI] [PMID 11711434]; GO_process: GO:0032874 - positive regulation of stress-activated MAPK cascade [Evidence IMP] [PMID 18487345]; GO_process: GO:0006355 - regulation of transcription, DNA-templated [Evidence IMP] [PMID 19379692]) — MTRDSRPFPERDVDFGRDRERDRERDRERDREQRERDRDRDRERERERERDRDRDRVGERDRVGVASPQSRGGSRPGSTSLGSSTIGNNEQASLNTVVPAASGYPESTSSLSFSSIPATSNSSTQRPPVGPSRHSTSSIASASRIKSPSPDQSFHPQGAKRYSTGGSGGSGHSNGLGSGPGSRWQGSRQFSGSRRDDGGDDGPGSIGNGVNSSASSGGSTSIGSASSDTRRRTSEDFRRSGNAQPRRSASGLPSGPSYWERDRERDRPRNWEWDSRDPRGIRDGRDGREGRDNRDPRESREARDPREVRDVRDVRDVHDARDGRDSRDIGEPRTNRDARDPRESRDTRDYRDREAQDSIRGKWERRPSKQFPPREDHYDHERKPSHSRESRDYHDRSYNREEYFDRRGSNRRSRESSDDKVPPNSHAFRSRLSYSEVGEEPNGAASESRTGSSAPSPELKRHGSSQDSRRSLSSVASESALVREKETAEKEKGETSRNEPEIKQETEKDSKSKHDYGDVKLDEAKAIGAEREDTRARDNGKRESLVSVEEVPEPAVSEKVTFVAAVCEKMSIDNQLEVKSETPKPDETVLKDAVEPATATQASESKTEEKKTEAQVPVSSTADRPVESTNEQRPDHVNGTPVNGTAISSDVGNVFREEPTKEVEEVSKSTVLEPVVEAVSESERKTVTVSEPVSESVQASAPTSESITEQINKESTDTSSSVKDSEMTEVAAPTLPLKESTTEVDQPLEPARITTTSTSTQVKNPDELEAVDILNQFAILASESTPVPIQESVSKQAPENMVLAKSSDSSTQVNNTGISANVIESVPEGTDPIDEVMVEAGSPPSEVPIIAKPAITENTIDAMEQDIPPVEPASAALVPVSTEHEQPEVVPKLELKPESKVESIPVKQELPGAPYPLTRIEYMFQELKQCPKDVLRSKMTYLDTEHPTRHLADYEVFRLNDNIFKKLLKDELFDAVNEYHNRLSSQRQVSQEEYKSLKESWCKFREQAEEEFRLRYEKKVEVAGTNGSAAVVEEPSVGAATSPVVAATHADERASRRSRATYQADSVRSEAEFLEILANLERENARDPLVRAQLTSAVVPDMIFDPIEREKFKFRDSNNFVGDKSRPYKRLVTDAIDTFTSEEHEAFCDAYALYPKEFGKIARMMGGKRTFGDCVLHYYQTKKKVDYKALVMNRYRRGTRKAKRKAKAVSNSTTATPSGNGSRTAAVSESEDNPGPGSASETKTGPVVVPKPPTEAVVPGGVTGTVSASEAVTNTTTEIPSPNSRPDTKTVVESAFEALATAAANQAREELGEKRKQEAGDDIGGDVKKRVKTTRTPRGSGKRAQQKRDEVAAATAAALDDRSQEPSENEVTATKVSSYWSLVEIGTFERLLEAFGTRWEEMAKFMKNKSVVMLKNYYHKFAAERRYNEIAARADSRNSLSPVQPKFEPEDILQRPRYHQQGASNVQEQAQAQAQSQSPQPHSYPESHQQLQYQQSKQQQPLQQQLPLAQQQALPPQQQPVQPQPRSQPHQSQGQMPAQVYHQLPTGPSVGPSSGKIPPQQQQQQLPPSGQVSQGGPLQRPLQGPSPGYFAPRAKSFSSKSGPPTAAAKPPLGNPPLSASPPIRVTQASPPPLGQMVSRDVYPQGPPQHPQQQPQHQQQQQQQQQQQQQPPRPVLPPFSNLSTYQGYSGSQRPVLNPSRTSTIASILNSEPQRSTFDKGPSPLLPPLSSGPPERGWYDNRYSTQSPPPPLPQQQQPPPQPQQPQPQPQQQQQQQQQQQQQQHQQHQQHQHQHQHQGSPEVSSQQQAQAQAQAEAEARSRSHQLGKPAGPPTGQFSIPPNRPIVNSSSGTYMSLAPLTVRSGVFAPPLPTANFPPHRPPSQPQPGYHPTPPGNRITDQPQIPPHGPSIPHSLTADQQAHRPTSPAPPLFGHNYNEQPTSRESNERGGFYNRHP, encoded by the exons ATGACAAG AGATTCTCGACCATTTCCCGAGCGAGATGTGGACTTTGGTCGCGATAGAGAAAGGGACCGGGAACGAGATCGTGAGAGAGACCGCGaacaaagagaaagagatcGAGATCGAGACCGAGAACGGGAACGAGAACGAGAACGAGATCGGGATAGAGACAGAGTTGGCGAAAGAGATAGGGTTGGCGTGGCTTCTCCACAATCCCGTGGTGGATCCAGGCCAGGTAGCACTAGTTTAGGGTCGTCGACGATAGGGAATAATGAGCAGGCTTCTTTGAATACTGTAGTCCCTGCAGCATCAGGATATCCAGAATCAACGTCATCTCTTTCATTTTCGAGCATTCCAGCCACTTCCAATTCAAGTACACAACGACCTCCAGTAGGGCCTTCACGGCATTCTACCTCGAGTATTGCATCTGCCTCTCGAATAAAAAGTCCGTCTCCTGATCAATCATTCCATCCACAGGGTGCAAAACGGTATTCTACTGGTGGTTCAGGTGGCTCGGGCCATTCTAATGGACTCGGGTCAGGACCTGGATCGCGGTGGCAGGGATCAAGACAGTTTTCTGGATCGAGACGagatgatggtggtgatgatggtcCTGGAAGCATAGGTAATGGTGTTAATAGTTCTGCGAGTAGTGGTGGAAGTACTAGTATCGGTAGTGCAAGTAGTGATACCAGACGAAGAACCTCGGAAGATTTCAGACGGTCTGGCAATGCTCAACCTCGTAGAAGTGCTAGTGGACTACCATCTGGACCGAGTTATTGGGAAAGAGACCGCGAGAGAGATAGGCCAAGGAATTGGGAATGGGATTCTCGTGATCCAAGAGGTATTCGCGATGGCCGAGATGGCCGTGAGGGTCGGGATAATCGCGATCCTCGAGAGTCTCGTGAGGCTAGAGATCCACGGGAAGTCCGTGATGTTCGAGATGTTCGAGATGTTCATGATGCCAGAGATGGCCGCGATTCTCGTGATATTGGCGAGCCTCGTACCAATCGAGATGCCCGTGACCCCCGTGAATCTCGCGATACTCGAGATTATCGAGATAGAGAAGCTCAAGACAGCATTCGAGGGAAATGGGAGAGAAGGCCAAGTAAGCAGTTTCCTCCTCGCGAAGATCATTATGATCACGAAAGGAAACCATCTCATTCTAGGGAATCGAGAGACTATCATGATCGCAGCTATAATAGGGAAGAATATTTCGACCGAAGAGGGTCAAATAGACGGTCTAGAGAGTCGAGTGACGATAAAGTACCACCCAATTCACACGCGTTTCGGTCCCGACTTTCGTATAGCGAGGTTGGTGAAGAGCCTAATGGAGCAGCAAGTGAGTCCAGAACTGGCAGTTCGGCTCCGTCTCCAGAGTTGAAACGACATGGATCTTCACAGGATAGTAGGAGATCATTGTCGTCGGTTGCATCAGAATCTGCCTTGGTTAGAGAGAAAGAGACAgcagagaaagaaaaaggtgAAACAAGCAGGAATGAGCCAGAAATTAAACAAGAGACGGAAAAAGACTCCAAATCGAAACATGATTATGGCGATGTTAAACTGGATGAGGCCAAGGCCATTGGAGCCGAGCGTGAAGATACACGTGCACGAGATAATGGAAAACGAGAATCGTTGGTGTCAGTAGAAGAAGTCCCAGAGCCTGCTGTGAGTGAAAAGGTGACTTTCGTTGCTGCGGTTTGTGAAAAGATGTCAATTGATAATCAATTGGAGGTGAAATCAGAAACACCGAAGCCAGATGAGACTGTCTTGAAAGACGCTGTGGAGCCTGCTACCGCTACACAAGCGTCTGAATCAAAGAcggaagaaaagaaaactgAAGCTCAAGTTCCAGTTAGTTCTACAGCGGATAGACCAGTGGAATCGACAAATGAACAGAGACCAGATCATGTTAATGGCACACCTGTGAATGGTACAGCTATTAGCTCTGATGTAGGAAATGTTTTCAGAGAAGAACCGACTAAGGAAGTTGAGGAGGTTTCAAAATCTACTGTTCTTGAACCCGTGGTCGAAGCGGTATCTGAatcagaaagaaaaactGTTACTGTTTCTGAGCCTGTTTCTGAGTCAGTGCAGGCCTCTGCTCCTACTTCTGAGTCGATAACCGAGCAAATTAACAAGGAATCTACTGACACATCATCAAGTGTAAAAGATTCTGAAATGACAGAAGTCGCTGCTCCTACTCTACCTCTCAAGGAGTCTACTACAGAGGTAGACCAACCTTTAGAACCAGCCCGAATAACAaccacttctacttctacaCAAGTCAAGAATCCCGATGAACTTGAAGCTGTGGATATTCTGAATCAGTTTGCAATTCTTGCTAGTGAATCTACTCCTGTTCCTATCCAGGAATCGGTGAGTAAACAGGCACCTGAAAACATGGTCTTAGCCAAGTCATCAGACTCGTCAACTCAAGTCAACAATACAGGCATTTCGGCAAATGTAATAGAGTCTGTACCAGAAGGTACAGACCCAATAGATGAAGTGATGGTTGAAGCAGGCTCTCCACCATCTGAGGTACCAATCATCGCCAAACCGGCCATTACCGAAAATACTATAGACGCTATGGAGCAAGATATACCACCAGTTGAACCTGCTAGTGCTGCTTTGGTGCCGGTGTCTACAGAACACGAGCAACCGGAGGTTGTGCCCAAATTGGAATTGAAACCTGAATCTAAGGTCGAATCGATACCAGTCAAGCAGGAACTTCCTGGTGCACCATATCCTCTGACTCGCATTGAGTATATGTTTCAGGAATTGAAACAATGTCCGAAAGATGTTCTACGGTCAAAGATGACATATCTGGATACTGAACATCCAACAAGACATCTTGCCGACTACGAAGTATTCCGCCTTAACGacaatattttcaaaaagttGTTGAAGGATGAGCTTTTTGACGCTGTAAACGAATACCACAATCGATTATCATCACAACGTCAGGTGTCTCAAGAAGAATACAAATCACTCAAAGAATCATGGTGCAAGTTTCGAGAACaggctgaagaagagttcCGTCTCCGTTATGAGAAAAAGGTAGAGGTAGCTGGAACCAATGGGTCAGCGgcagttgttgaagaaccCTCAGTAGGAGCTGCTACTTCTCCAGTGGTGGCAGCTACCCATGCCGATGAACGAGCAAGCCGGCGTAGTAGAGCCACTTATCAGGCAGATTCTGTTCGTAGTGAAGCGGAATTCTTAGAAATTCTTGCCAATCttgaaagagaaaatgctCGTGATCCACTTGTCAGAGCCCAGTTGACGTCAGCAGTTGTGCCAGATATGATTTTCGATCCAATTGAACGTGAAAAGTTCAAGTTTCGCGACTCGAATAATTTCGTTGGTGACAAGTCTCGTCCGTATAAACGATTGGTGACTGATGCCATTGACACGTTCACTTCCGAAGAGCATGAAGCGTTTTGTGATGCGTATGCGCTGTATCCAAAGGAATTTGGTAAAATCGCTCGTATGATGGGTGGAAAGAGAACATTTGGAGATTGTGTGTTACATTATTATCAAACGAAGAAAAAGGTCGACTACAAAGCTTTGGTTATGAATCGGTACCGACGAGGTACTAGAAAGGCCAAACGCAAGGCCAAAGCTGTTTCTAATTCGACCACTGCTACTCCTAGTGGAAATGGCAGTAGAACAGCTGCTGTTAGTGAATCTGAAGATAATCCAGGTCCCGGTAGTGCTTCTGAGACCAAAACAGGACCTGTGGTGGTGCCCAAGCCTCCTACGGAGGCAGTAGTACCGGGTGGTGTGACAGGTACAGTGTCTGCATCTGAAGCAGTAACGAACACGACTACCGAAATACCATCACCAAACTCTAGACCAGACACGAAGACAGTAGTTGAAAGTGCATTTGAAGCATTGGCAACAGCCGCAGCTAATCAAGCAAGGGAAGAGTTAGGTGAAAAGAGGAAGCAGGAagctggtgatgatattggAGGTGATGTCAAGAAACGAGTCAAGACGACAAGAACTCCTCGAGGATCTGGTAAAAGAGCCCAACAAAAGAGAGATGaggtggctgctgccacagctgctgctctggATGATCGTTCTCAAGAACCAAGTGAAAACGAAGTCACAGCTACAAAAGTGTCAAGTTACTGGAGTTTGGTTGAAATTGGTACATTTGAAAGATTACTCGAGGCATTTGGAACGCGGTGGGAAGAAATGGCTAAATTTATGAAGAATAAGAGTGTGGTGATGCTTAAGAATTACTATCACAAGTTTGCTGCCGAAAGACGGTATAACGAGATAGCGGCAAGAGCTGACTCGAGAAACTCTCTGAGTCCAGTTCAACCGAAATTCGAGCCTGAAGATATTCTACAGAGACCCAGATATCACCAACAGGGCGCTTCCAATGTACAGGAGCAGGCACAGGCACAGGCACAGTCTCAATCACCACAACCACATTCGTACCCAGAATCTCACCAGCAACTGCAGTATCAGCAGTCgaagcaacagcaacctctacagcagcagttgccATTGGCACAACAACAAGCTCTACCACCGCAGCAACAGCCAGTTCAACCTCAACCCCGGTCTCAACCACATCAGTCGCAGGGTCAGATGCCGGCTCAGGTTTATCATCAACTGCCAACTGGTCCTAGTGTGGGTCCTTCCTCTGGAAAGATTCCTCcgcagcaacaacagcaacaacttCCACCATCAGGACAGGTTTCACAAGGTGGACCCTTACAAAGACCACTCCAAGGTCCCAGTCCTGGTTACTTTGCACCACGTGCGAAATCATTCAGCTCGAAATCAGGACCACctacagctgctgctaaacCTCCGCTAGGAAACCCTCCTCTCTCGGCTTCACCACCAATTCGAGTAACTCAGGCAAGTCCACCGCCTTTGGGCCAAATGGTGTCAAGAGATGTATATCCCCAGGGTCCCCCACAGcatccacaacaacaacctcagcatcaacagcagcagcagcaacagcagcaacagcaacagcagccaccaCGGCCTGTTCTTCCTCCGTTTTCGAACCTGAGTACCTACCAAGGATACTCTGGTAGTCAACGACCGGTGCTGAACCCGTCACGAACGTCGACTATTGCTAGCATTCTCAATAGTGAGCCTCAACGGTCGACTTTCGACAAGGGACCCTCCCCACTGTTGCCACCGTTGTCCTCAGGTCCTCCAGAACGTGGCTGGTACGACAACCGGTACTCGACCCagtcaccaccacctccactgccccagcagcagcaaccgcCACCtcaacctcaacaaccacagccaCAAccccaacagcaacagcagcaacaacagcagcagcagcagcagcaacatcaacagcatcaacaacatcagcatcagcaccagcatcaggGGTCACCTGAAGTTTCCTCACAACAACAGGCCCAAGCTCAAGCGCAAGCCGAAGCTGAAGCACGGTCGAGAAGCCATCAGCTTGGCAAACCAGCTGGTCCACCGACTGGCCAGTTCTCTATTCCACCGAACCGGCCAATAGTGAACTCATCATCCGGAACATACATGTCACTAGCACCATTAACGGTGCGATCTGGAGTGTTTGCACCACCGCTGCCAACAGCCAACTTCCCACCTCACCGACCGCCTTCCCAACCGCAACCGGGCTACCATCCAACTCCACCAGGCAACCGTATCACGGACCAGCCACAAATACCCCCACACGGCCCGTCAATCCCACATAGTCTCACCGCAGACCAACAGGCACACCGACCCACGAGCCCTGCCCCACCGCTGTTCGGCCACAACTACAACGAACAACCCACGAGCCGCGAAAGCAACGAACGGGGCGGTTTCTACAACCGTCACCCGTGA
- the THI22 gene encoding putative phosphomethylpyrimidine kinase (Protein with similarity to hydroxymethylpyrimidine phosphate kinases; member of a gene family with THI20 and THI21; not required for thiamine biosynthesis; GO_component: GO:0005575 - cellular_component [Evidence ND]; GO_component: GO:0005576 - extracellular region [Evidence IEA,IEA]; GO_function: GO:0008902 - hydroxymethylpyrimidine kinase activity [Evidence IGI] [PMID 15614489]; GO_function: GO:0008972 - phosphomethylpyrimidine kinase activity [Evidence ISA] [PMID 10383756]; GO_function: GO:0008972 - phosphomethylpyrimidine kinase activity [Evidence IGI] [PMID 15614489]; GO_function: GO:0050334 - thiaminase activity [Evidence IEA]; GO_process: GO:0009228 - thiamine biosynthetic process [Evidence IEA]; GO_process: GO:0009228 - thiamine biosynthetic process [Evidence IEP] [PMID 10383756]; GO_process: GO:0006772 - thiamine metabolic process [Evidence IEA]), whose amino-acid sequence MIENCLDAVFEDVPVDVVKTGMLSTRETVQTVVRKLGAEIERGAREGRTVGVVIDPVMVSTSGSRLIAEDAVGEYIRGLFPLATVITPNLLEALFIRKELGLSESDDASAIQSIADIKQLAADLYGLKCQAVLVKGGHIGLTDDLKPAKEGDVPTKIVDVLYDGEEYYVFENPFVGSQNTHGTGCTLASAIASNLGHGMSLDNAVKNGIRYVQRAIVTAPNIGQGHGPVNHIHNLQIRPYTPGHFVDYLLNHPKVKPHWDLYVNHPFTKQVGQGTLPVETFKYFLTQDYLYLIHYARAHSLAGYKSNDIDVAAKSAQIVQTIQHETRLHVAYCATFGLPEEDIKNAKESIQCYAYTRFILDTGLQDDWTGLEFALSPCLLGYVEAANNIKADPQSVPGNPYWRWVEEYSKPEFLVASQAGIDLLEAAVLDASPARLEQLVDIFATATRMECDFWSYSLAHGSK is encoded by the coding sequence ATGATAGAGAACTGTTTGGACGCTGTGTTTGAGGACGTTCCTGTGGACGTGGTGAAGACGGGAATGCTGTCGACTCGCGAGACTGTTCAGACGGTGGTGAGGAAACTTGGTGCCGAGATTGAACGAGGTGCTCGCGAGGGGAGAACGGTGGGTGTGGTGATTGACCCGGTTATGGTGTCGACTTCGGGGTCGAGACTGATTGCCGAGGATGCCGTTGGTGAGTATATTCGAGGGTTGTTTCCTCTGGCTACGGTTATTACGCCGAATTTGCTGGAGGCTCTGTTTATTCGTAAGGAGCTTGGATTGTCCGAGTCGGACGACGCTTCTGCTATTCAGTCTATTGCCGATATCAAGCAATTGGCTGCTGATTTATATGGACTGAAATGCCAGGCGGTGCTCGTTAAAGGCGGTCATATCGGCTTGACTGATGACTTAAAGCCTGCTAAAGAAGGTGATGTTCCTACTAAGATTGTCGATGTTCTGTATGACGGTGAGGAATATTATGTGTTTGAGAACCCATTTGTAGGTTCTCAGAATACTCATGGCACGGGTTGTACACTGGCATCGGCCATTGCGTCGAATCTGGGTCATGGAATGTCACTTGATAATGCCGTGAAGAACGGTATTCGATATGTTCAGAGAGCCATTGTAACTGCTCCTAATATCGGCCAAGGTCATGGTCCAGTTAATCATATCCACAATCTACAGATTCGTCCCTACACGCCTGGTCATTTTGTGGATTATCTTTTGAACCATCCCAAGGTGAAACCTCATTGGGACTTGTATGTGAACCACCCGTTCACCAAACAAGTGGGTCAAGGTACTCTACCAGTAGAAACGTTTAAATACTTTCTTACTCAAGATTATCTGTACTTGATCCACTATGCCCGTGCTCACTCACTGGCTGGATACAAGTCGAATGATATCGACGTGGCAGCCAAATCGGCTCAAATTGTGCAGACAATTCAGCACGAAACAAGACTCCACGTGGCTTACTGTGCTACGTTCGGTTTacctgaagaagatattaaGAACGCTAAAGAAAGCATTCAATGCTATGCGTACACCAGATTCATTCTCGACACCGGATTGCAAGATGACTGGACTGGGCTCGAGTTTGCACTTTCTCCCTGTCTTCTCGGCTATGTCGAAGCTGCCAACAACATCAAAGCCGACCCGCAATCCGTGCCCGGAAACCCCTACTGGCGATGGGTCGAAGAGTACTCCAAACCGGAATTTCTTGTCGCTTCTCAAGCCGGCATCGACCTCCTCGAAGCCGCTGTCCTCGACGCCTCTCCCGCCCGTCTCGAACAGCTCGTCGACATCTTCGCCACTGCCACCCGCATGGAATGCGACTTCTGGTCCTACTCTCTGGCCCATGGCTCTAAATAG
- the STP3 gene encoding Stp3p (Zinc-finger hypothetical protein; possibly involved in pre-tRNA splicing and in uptake of branched-chain amino acids; STP3 has a paralog, STP4, that arose from the whole genome duplication; GO_component: GO:0005634 - nucleus [Evidence IEA,IEA]; GO_component: GO:0005634 - nucleus [Evidence IDA] [PMID 14562095]; GO_function: GO:0046872 - metal ion binding [Evidence IEA,IEA]; GO_function: GO:0003676 - nucleic acid binding [Evidence IEA]; GO_function: GO:0043565 - sequence-specific DNA binding [Evidence IDA,IDA] [PMID 19111667]; GO_process: GO:0008150 - biological_process [Evidence ND]) — protein sequence MAGVKNEEKISDQSATVDGGADINASVETGATDSSNGDVGNENGSTTTAGDDTDVHQQLTAEDAEADGQSHLLNGGDNDNDDSEEKQNEMLDPAITGDSSSMATAVAVAAAAAAAVAAANSPDANGNGSLSPKRGRKTKKAKKELDLDLDQHQHQHHHHAQHPHIQIEDQQILDPADAEALAASALSQSPLDTLSLAATSAAAETKSRGARAGNGKASGKGGRGANKKAELEYMNTASGIIDENISPELAGAGGVGVGGVDGGHHDGHHHHGHDETTHPDLVAKSEQQLLEQAISAAVIAGNNAGHNMGGHGMQLLPSNFQTAFGENHVAAAQLASANELDSGPMSIASLTNPTPQGGLASANGANLAASSRKKRQCSTCLGWFSNLATHRSTHLADNSRPHSCEVCGRGFARPNDLFRHQKSHRDDAAFRCPLFVKATLYQNAYGNLEPACHQNGGFSRCDTYKNHLKAMHFEYPAGTKKRDRPGMSGKCKGCGLEFENADRWINEHIETRECEDIKKLDALRNKFDDPSIEAAAVAAAAAAAAVSDDADKALVDATRNAAVQAQHHSPSHAIHNDHSGVNVSAPGPILPPSSSAGLSETTA from the coding sequence ATGGCCGGTGTTAAAAACGAGGAAAAAATATCTGATCAGTCTGCCACTGttgatggtggtgctgaCATCAATGCCAGTGTCGAGACCGGTGCTACTGATTCATCCAATGGTGATGTTGGTAATGAGAATGGAAGTACAACCACGGCTGGAGATGACACTGATGTTCATCAACAGCTAACGGCTGAAGATGCCGAGGCTGACGGGCAATCTCATTTATTGAATGGCGGcgataatgataatgatgacaGTGAAGAGAAACAGAATGAAATGCTGGATCCCGCTATTACTGGTGATAGTTCGTCTATGGCCACTGCTGTAGCcgtagcagcagctgctgctgccgcgGTTGCTGCCGCTAATTCTCCAGATGCCAATGGTAATGGTTCATTATCACCTAAAAGAGGTCGTAAAACTaagaaagccaagaaagagcttgatctggatcttgaccagcatcaacaccaacatcatcatcatgcTCAACATCCACATATTCAAATCGAAGACCAACAAATTCTCGATCCggctgatgctgaagcaTTAGCTGCCTCTGCTCTTTCCCAATCACCTCTTGATACTCTGTCGTtagctgctacttctgctgctgccgaaACCAAGTCTCGAGGAGCTCGTGCTGGTAATGGCAAGGCTTCTGGAAAAGGTGGACGCGGTGCTAATAAGAAGGCCGAATTGGAATATATGAACACTGCATCGGGAATTATTGATGAGAACATCAGTCCTGAGctggctggtgctggaggaGTTGGTGTTGGCGGGGTAGATGGTGGTCATCATGACGgacatcatcatcatggTCATGACGAGACAACACATCCCGACCTCGTTGCCAAGAGTGAGCAACAGTTACTGGAACAAGCtatttctgctgctgtgatTGCTGGTAATAATGCTGGTCACAATATGGGGGGTCATGGCATGCAATTACTACCCAGTAATTTCCAAACTGCGTTTGGTGAGAACCACGTGGCAGCTGCTCAATTGGCATCTGCCAATGAGCTTGATAGTGGTCCTATGAGTATAGCCAGTTTGACGAATCCCACTCCACAAGGTGGCCTTGCTTCTGCTAATGGAGCCAATCTTGCTGCTTCCAGTCGTAAGAAGCGACAATGTTCGACCTGTCTCGGCTGGTTCTCGAATCTTGCTACTCATCGATCCACTCACTTGGCAGACAACTCGCGACCTCACAGTTGTGAGGTTTGTGGAAGAGGGTTTGCCCGTCCCAACGATTTGTTCCGTCACCAAAAATCGCACCGCGACGATGCTGCCTTCAGATGCCCCCTGTTTGTCAAGGCCACTTTGTATCAAAACGCTTATGGCAATCTCGAACCTGCATGTCATCAGAACGGTGGTTTTTCACGATGCGACACGTATAAAAACCATCTCAAGGCTATGCACTTTGAGTATCCTGCCGGTACTAAGAAGCGAGACCGTCCTGGCATGTCTGGTAAATGTAAAGGATGTGGTTTGGAGTTTGAAAATGCCGACAGATGGATTAACGAACACATTGAGACCCGTGAGTGTGAAGATATAAAGAAGCTTGACGCTCTTCGTAACAAGTTTGATGACCCTTCAattgaagctgctgctgttgctgctgccgccgccgctgctgctgtttccgatgatgctgataaagCCCTGGTCGACGCTACTCGGAATGCTGCTGTCCAGGCTCAACATCATAGTCCTTCACACGCCATTCACAACGACCACTCGGGTGTCAACGTTTCTGCTCCTGGCCCTATTCTACCGCCATCGTCTTCGGCCGGTCTCAGTGAAACCACCGCCTAG